In one Brassica oleracea var. oleracea cultivar TO1000 chromosome C9, BOL, whole genome shotgun sequence genomic region, the following are encoded:
- the LOC106318340 gene encoding uncharacterized protein LOC106318340 isoform X3, giving the protein MLGSGNNLSRGTIGLSSDAPNLSQVLTLEPIRLGNPSYTRSGELRRVLGVPTRASSEDNSFGMSHPKPSPPGATEELKHFKESVQDTSREAGDLAKKLSESIFKLDKYAETLSSKKRRRNDTPPGERMDAANFDKVRNQVPRTLDSMAQRPEERKKMLGLNKRARTTVGDVRADGRVSTLARQQVIERGSDSPPSVSGETVRMEEKIRRLPVGGEGWEARMKRKRSVATLGNRVMNPDQRVMQPKPTVDSKLRSCDTQNLRLKSSAGVSGINRTESSFEPDSPGMGALSRNELETASLARDRSVLAEQRLMAKGNNKRNLQDDSPTNISTAILKGKVSRAPRTAAVIGVDSSSIVESPSGVVQGSSAHGMAQWGGQRLKNSRTRRTNVVSPVIRHAETKFSAQGFATSDFSPKASPGTTGSLSVVDSSPLKVKRELKNASSPYGLSESEDSGAGDNKTRERALASGDLFTTPKTGSPLLPVRKNKFQTSHKGGGAWKQGKNETVYGFHPGMVKSENLSVEKPLHNVKIASDKNRSKYGRPPAKKVKDRKPSTRLASNSNSTPSNITGESDDDREDIFAAANSTRKAANLACSGKFWKKMDHIFAAINTDDMQNIKDQLNFAEELDESLSEAILDGYNIMGIKLPKTPHRICEGIVDYSGPASSCKSDLSFERLDMRKLNESTPLYKRVLSALIEEDDGEEVVQFNGGKNLSLHYASDDSHSGSCTFIDTEFRERDRMEFEVESSGDFQTPKSCLFDRFSSERSGVSNPFRNGGMSVSAHSNEQWLDDDLSHSDAPLGGETFSNGLGQLQAREVNIPNFPVSDTQYQLMSLDERLLLELQSIGVFPEAMPDLAEETMSTDVMELKESIYQQIRNKKEKLEKLNISIQKGKYDEKRKIEHLAMDHLVETAHKKRMASRGNKAYKVHKVTRQAALAFTRRTLARCQKFDETGLSCFADPALRDILFSSPSNDAKSSENGGSGTASNTLNEPSNHQAEAKGSVSSTKRREALIDDVIGCASSKVTTSIDSAVLNAGGAARGKRSEREDSFRNKNKPKPKEKNNNENQTRSTTTTHPTGPAGRGTSNRGGTSGDGAVDEEAPIDFSKLAFHDLEEIGEQADIGNWFEGLQDIDTAGLDEVPMDDLSFMFG; this is encoded by the exons ATGCTAGGTTCTGGTAACAATTTGAGCAGGGGAACCATTGGATTGTCATCTGATGCTCCGAATTTGTCGCAAGTCTTAACATTGGAGCCGATTAGATTAGGCAATCCAAGCTATACTCGTTCAGGAGAGCTTAGAAGGGTCCTCGGCGTCCCTACCAGGGCCTCATCAGAAGATAATTCTTTTGGAATGTCTCATCCGAAACCTTCTCCTCCTGGAGCAACGGAGGAGCTCAAGCACTTCAAAGAAAGTGTGCAAGATACTTCCAGAGAGGCTGG GGATCTAGCAAAGAAACTAAGTGAATCCATATTTAAGTTGGACAAATATGCGGAGACATTAAGTTCAAAGAAACGACGGCGAAATGATACACCCCCGGGTGAGAGAATGGACGCAGCTAACTTTGACAAGGTCAGAAACCAGGTTCCGAGAACATTAGACAGTATGGCTCAAAGACCCGAGGAAAGAAAAAAGATGCTTGGATTGAACAAGCGTGCTCGTACCACTGTTGGAGATGTGCGG GCGGATGGTAGAGTTTCTACTCTTGCAAGGCAGCAGGTTATAGAAAGGGGATCTGATTCACCTCCAAGTGTTTCTGGAGAAACAGTGCGAATGGAGGAGAAGATACGCAGATTGCCTGTTGGTGGTGAAGGATGGGAAGCAAGAATGAAAAGAAAACGGTCTGTTGCAACTCTAGGCAACAGAGTTATGAATCCTGATCAACGTGTCATGCAGCCAAAGCCGACAGTTGACTCTAAGTTGCGTTCTTGTGACACCCAAAACTTAAG ATTGAAATCTTCCGCCGGGGTCAGTGGGATTAACAGAACTGAGTCTTCATTTGAGCCAGACAGTCCAGGTATGGGTGCATTATCCAGGAATGAGTTGGAAACTGCTTCACTTGCAAGGGACCGGTCAGTACTTGCTGAGCAGAGGCTTATGGCTAAGGGAAACAATAA AAGAAACTTACAAGATGATAGCCCCACAAATATCTCTACTGCAATATTGAAAGGAAAGGTTTCTAGGGCTCCAAGAACAGCAGCCGTTATAGGTGTTGATTCTTCATCCATAGTCGAGTCTCCATCTGGAGTAGTACAAG GTTCATCTGCACATGGAATGGCTCAGTGGGGTGGCCAGAGACTTAAGAATTCTCGAACCAGAAGAACGAATGTAGTTTCGCCTGTTATCAGACATGCTGAAACCAAGTTCTCAGCTCAAGGTTTTGCAACATCTGATTTCAGTCCTAAAGCATCCCCTGGAACCACCGGGTCACTCTCAGTTGTTGATAGTAGCCCTTTAAAAGTGAAAAGGGAGCTGAAGAATGCTTCATCACCATATGGGTTATCCGAAAGTGAGGACTCCGGTGCTGGTGACAACAAAACAAGGGAGCGTGCTCTTGCTAGTGGTGACTTGTTCACAACTCCTAAAACAGGGTCACCATTATTACCTGTAAGGAAAAATAAGTTTCAAACTAGTCATAAAGGAGGTGGTGCATGGAAGCAAGGAAAGAATGAAACTGTTTATGGCTTTCACCCTGGGATGGTTAAATCCGAGAATCTATCAGTAGAGAAGCCTCTGCACAATGTCAAGATCGCGTCAGATAAGAATCGAAG CAAATATGGGCGTCCACCAGCGAAAAAGGTTAAAGATCGTAAACCTTCTACTCGTCTTGCCTCAAATTCGAATTCCACTCCTTCAAATATTACAG GTGAATCAGATGATGATCGTGAGGATATTTTTGCAGCAGCTAATTCAACACGGAAGGCAGCGA ATCTTGCTTGTTCTGGCAAGTTTTGGAAGAAGATGGACCACATCTTTGCTGCCATCAATACAGATGACATGCAAAACATAAAGGATCAG CTTAATTTTGCGGAAGAACTCGATGAATCTCTGTCAGAGGCAATCTTAGATGGCTATAACATCATG GGTATCAAGTTGCCGAAAACACCACATCGCATTTGTGAGGGAATTGTTGACTATTCAGGTCCAGCGTCATCATGTAAATCTGATCTTTCATTTGAGAGATTGGACATGAGAAAGTTGAATGAGAGTACTCCGCTGTATAAGAGGGTACTTTCTGCCTTAATTGAGGAAGACGATGGAGAAGAAGTTGTACAATTCAATGGAGGGAAGAATCTGTCCCTTCATTACGCTAGTGATGATTCTCACAGTGGTTCGTGTACCTTTATTGACACCGAGTTCAGAGAGAGAGACAGAATGGAATTTGAAGTAGAGTCAAGCGGGGATTTTCAGACCCCGAAGAGTTGTTTGTTTGACCGATTTTCCAGTGAGAGGAGTGGTGTGTCTAACCCTTTCAGAAATGGTGGCATGTCTGTATCTGCGCATAGCAATGAACAGTGGTTGGATGATGATCTTTCTCATTCGGATGCGCCACTCGGTGGTGAGACATTTTCGAATGGTCTGGGTCAATTGCAAGCTAGGGAAGTGAACATTCCCAACTTCCCAGTATCTGACACCCAGTATCAGCTTATGTCTTTGGACGAGCGACTTCTTCTGGAATTACAGAGCATTGGCGTGTTTCCTGAGGCAATG CCTGATCTGGCCGAAGAAACTATGAGCACAGATGTTATGGAGTTGAAGGAAAGCATTTATCAGCAG ATCCGAAACAAGAAGGAAAAGCTCGAGAAGCTAAATATTTCCATCCAGAAGGGGAAATATGATGAGAAAAG GAAAATTGAGCATCTTGCTATGGACCACCTTGTGGAAACAGCACACAAGAAAAGAATG GCATCCCGTGGAAATAAAGCATATAAAGTCCACAAGGTGACAAGACAAGCGGCCCTGGCGTTCACCCGGCGGACACTTGCCAGGTGTCAGAAGTTTGATGAGACTGGTCTCAGCTGTTTTGCCGATCCTGCACTTCGAGACATCCTGTTTTCATCTCCCAGCAACGATGCAAAATCATCAGAAAATGGCGGCTCTGGAACAGCCAGTAACACGCTCAATGAACCTTCTAATCACCAGGCTGAGGCCAAGGGTTCAG TGTCTAGTACGAAGAGGAGAGAAGCACTGATAGACGATGTTATCGGATGCGCTTCATCCAAAGTGACAACGAGTATAGATAGCGCGGTTCTTAATGCAGGAGGTGCTGCTAGAGGTAAGAGAAGCGAGAGAGAAGACAGTTTCAGGAACAAGAACAAACCGAAACCCAAAGAAAAGAATAATAACGAAAACCAAACAAGATCAACGACAACAACTCACCCGACAGGTCCAGCAGGCAGAGGCACCTCGAACCGAGGAGGGACCTCTGGAGATGGTGCAGTAGATGAAGAAGCTCCTATAGATTTCTCGAAGCTAGCGTTCCATGATCTAGAGGAGATAGGTGAGCAGGCAGATATTGGAAACTGGTTTGAGGGTCTACAAGATATTGATACAGCAGGGCTTGATGAGGTTCCCATGGATGACCTATCTTTTATGTTTGGGTAA
- the LOC106318340 gene encoding uncharacterized protein LOC106318340 isoform X2 — MLGSGNNLSRGTIGLSSDAPNLSQVLTLEPIRLGNPSYTRSGELRRVLGVPTRASSEDNSFGMSHPKPSPPGATEELKHFKESVQDTSREAGDLAKKLSESIFKLDKYAETLSSKKRRRNDTPPGERMDAANFDKVRNQVPRTLDSMAQRPEERKKMLGLNKRARTTVGDADGRVSTLARQQVIERGSDSPPSVSGETVRMEEKIRRLPVGGEGWEARMKRKRSVATLGNRVMNPDQRVMQPKPTVDSKLRSCDTQNLRLKSSAGVSGINRTESSFEPDSPGMGALSRNELETASLARDRSVLAEQRLMAKGNNKRNLQDDSPTNISTAILKGKVSRAPRTAAVIGVDSSSIVESPSGVVQGSSAHGMAQWGGQRLKNSRTRRTNVVSPVIRHAETKFSAQGFATSDFSPKASPGTTGSLSVVDSSPLKVKRELKNASSPYGLSESEDSGAGDNKTRERALASGDLFTTPKTGSPLLPVRKNKFQTSHKGGGAWKQGKNETVYGFHPGMVKSENLSVEKPLHNVKIASDKNRSKYGRPPAKKVKDRKPSTRLASNSNSTPSNITGESDDDREDIFAAANSTRKAANLACSGKFWKKMDHIFAAINTDDMQNIKDQLNFAEELDESLSEAILDGYNIMGIKLPKTPHRICEGIVDYSGPASSCKSDLSFERLDMRKLNESTPLYKRVLSALIEEDDGEEVVQFNGGKNLSLHYASDDSHSGSCTFIDTEFRERDRMEFEVESSGDFQTPKSCLFDRFSSERSGVSNPFRNGGMSVSAHSNEQWLDDDLSHSDAPLGGETFSNGLGQLQAREVNIPNFPVSDTQYQLMSLDERLLLELQSIGVFPEAMPDLAEETMSTDVMELKESIYQQIRNKKEKLEKLNISIQKGKYDEKRKIEHLAMDHLVETAHKKRMASRGNKAYKVHKVTRQAALAFTRRTLARCQKFDETGLSCFADPALRDILFSSPSNDAKSSENGGSGTASNTLNEPSNHQAEAKGSGAVSSTKRREALIDDVIGCASSKVTTSIDSAVLNAGGAARGKRSEREDSFRNKNKPKPKEKNNNENQTRSTTTTHPTGPAGRGTSNRGGTSGDGAVDEEAPIDFSKLAFHDLEEIGEQADIGNWFEGLQDIDTAGLDEVPMDDLSFMFG, encoded by the exons ATGCTAGGTTCTGGTAACAATTTGAGCAGGGGAACCATTGGATTGTCATCTGATGCTCCGAATTTGTCGCAAGTCTTAACATTGGAGCCGATTAGATTAGGCAATCCAAGCTATACTCGTTCAGGAGAGCTTAGAAGGGTCCTCGGCGTCCCTACCAGGGCCTCATCAGAAGATAATTCTTTTGGAATGTCTCATCCGAAACCTTCTCCTCCTGGAGCAACGGAGGAGCTCAAGCACTTCAAAGAAAGTGTGCAAGATACTTCCAGAGAGGCTGG GGATCTAGCAAAGAAACTAAGTGAATCCATATTTAAGTTGGACAAATATGCGGAGACATTAAGTTCAAAGAAACGACGGCGAAATGATACACCCCCGGGTGAGAGAATGGACGCAGCTAACTTTGACAAGGTCAGAAACCAGGTTCCGAGAACATTAGACAGTATGGCTCAAAGACCCGAGGAAAGAAAAAAGATGCTTGGATTGAACAAGCGTGCTCGTACCACTGTTGGAGAT GCGGATGGTAGAGTTTCTACTCTTGCAAGGCAGCAGGTTATAGAAAGGGGATCTGATTCACCTCCAAGTGTTTCTGGAGAAACAGTGCGAATGGAGGAGAAGATACGCAGATTGCCTGTTGGTGGTGAAGGATGGGAAGCAAGAATGAAAAGAAAACGGTCTGTTGCAACTCTAGGCAACAGAGTTATGAATCCTGATCAACGTGTCATGCAGCCAAAGCCGACAGTTGACTCTAAGTTGCGTTCTTGTGACACCCAAAACTTAAG ATTGAAATCTTCCGCCGGGGTCAGTGGGATTAACAGAACTGAGTCTTCATTTGAGCCAGACAGTCCAGGTATGGGTGCATTATCCAGGAATGAGTTGGAAACTGCTTCACTTGCAAGGGACCGGTCAGTACTTGCTGAGCAGAGGCTTATGGCTAAGGGAAACAATAA AAGAAACTTACAAGATGATAGCCCCACAAATATCTCTACTGCAATATTGAAAGGAAAGGTTTCTAGGGCTCCAAGAACAGCAGCCGTTATAGGTGTTGATTCTTCATCCATAGTCGAGTCTCCATCTGGAGTAGTACAAG GTTCATCTGCACATGGAATGGCTCAGTGGGGTGGCCAGAGACTTAAGAATTCTCGAACCAGAAGAACGAATGTAGTTTCGCCTGTTATCAGACATGCTGAAACCAAGTTCTCAGCTCAAGGTTTTGCAACATCTGATTTCAGTCCTAAAGCATCCCCTGGAACCACCGGGTCACTCTCAGTTGTTGATAGTAGCCCTTTAAAAGTGAAAAGGGAGCTGAAGAATGCTTCATCACCATATGGGTTATCCGAAAGTGAGGACTCCGGTGCTGGTGACAACAAAACAAGGGAGCGTGCTCTTGCTAGTGGTGACTTGTTCACAACTCCTAAAACAGGGTCACCATTATTACCTGTAAGGAAAAATAAGTTTCAAACTAGTCATAAAGGAGGTGGTGCATGGAAGCAAGGAAAGAATGAAACTGTTTATGGCTTTCACCCTGGGATGGTTAAATCCGAGAATCTATCAGTAGAGAAGCCTCTGCACAATGTCAAGATCGCGTCAGATAAGAATCGAAG CAAATATGGGCGTCCACCAGCGAAAAAGGTTAAAGATCGTAAACCTTCTACTCGTCTTGCCTCAAATTCGAATTCCACTCCTTCAAATATTACAG GTGAATCAGATGATGATCGTGAGGATATTTTTGCAGCAGCTAATTCAACACGGAAGGCAGCGA ATCTTGCTTGTTCTGGCAAGTTTTGGAAGAAGATGGACCACATCTTTGCTGCCATCAATACAGATGACATGCAAAACATAAAGGATCAG CTTAATTTTGCGGAAGAACTCGATGAATCTCTGTCAGAGGCAATCTTAGATGGCTATAACATCATG GGTATCAAGTTGCCGAAAACACCACATCGCATTTGTGAGGGAATTGTTGACTATTCAGGTCCAGCGTCATCATGTAAATCTGATCTTTCATTTGAGAGATTGGACATGAGAAAGTTGAATGAGAGTACTCCGCTGTATAAGAGGGTACTTTCTGCCTTAATTGAGGAAGACGATGGAGAAGAAGTTGTACAATTCAATGGAGGGAAGAATCTGTCCCTTCATTACGCTAGTGATGATTCTCACAGTGGTTCGTGTACCTTTATTGACACCGAGTTCAGAGAGAGAGACAGAATGGAATTTGAAGTAGAGTCAAGCGGGGATTTTCAGACCCCGAAGAGTTGTTTGTTTGACCGATTTTCCAGTGAGAGGAGTGGTGTGTCTAACCCTTTCAGAAATGGTGGCATGTCTGTATCTGCGCATAGCAATGAACAGTGGTTGGATGATGATCTTTCTCATTCGGATGCGCCACTCGGTGGTGAGACATTTTCGAATGGTCTGGGTCAATTGCAAGCTAGGGAAGTGAACATTCCCAACTTCCCAGTATCTGACACCCAGTATCAGCTTATGTCTTTGGACGAGCGACTTCTTCTGGAATTACAGAGCATTGGCGTGTTTCCTGAGGCAATG CCTGATCTGGCCGAAGAAACTATGAGCACAGATGTTATGGAGTTGAAGGAAAGCATTTATCAGCAG ATCCGAAACAAGAAGGAAAAGCTCGAGAAGCTAAATATTTCCATCCAGAAGGGGAAATATGATGAGAAAAG GAAAATTGAGCATCTTGCTATGGACCACCTTGTGGAAACAGCACACAAGAAAAGAATG GCATCCCGTGGAAATAAAGCATATAAAGTCCACAAGGTGACAAGACAAGCGGCCCTGGCGTTCACCCGGCGGACACTTGCCAGGTGTCAGAAGTTTGATGAGACTGGTCTCAGCTGTTTTGCCGATCCTGCACTTCGAGACATCCTGTTTTCATCTCCCAGCAACGATGCAAAATCATCAGAAAATGGCGGCTCTGGAACAGCCAGTAACACGCTCAATGAACCTTCTAATCACCAGGCTGAGGCCAAGGGTTCAG GTGCAGTGTCTAGTACGAAGAGGAGAGAAGCACTGATAGACGATGTTATCGGATGCGCTTCATCCAAAGTGACAACGAGTATAGATAGCGCGGTTCTTAATGCAGGAGGTGCTGCTAGAGGTAAGAGAAGCGAGAGAGAAGACAGTTTCAGGAACAAGAACAAACCGAAACCCAAAGAAAAGAATAATAACGAAAACCAAACAAGATCAACGACAACAACTCACCCGACAGGTCCAGCAGGCAGAGGCACCTCGAACCGAGGAGGGACCTCTGGAGATGGTGCAGTAGATGAAGAAGCTCCTATAGATTTCTCGAAGCTAGCGTTCCATGATCTAGAGGAGATAGGTGAGCAGGCAGATATTGGAAACTGGTTTGAGGGTCTACAAGATATTGATACAGCAGGGCTTGATGAGGTTCCCATGGATGACCTATCTTTTATGTTTGGGTAA
- the LOC106318340 gene encoding uncharacterized protein LOC106318340 isoform X1 yields the protein MLGSGNNLSRGTIGLSSDAPNLSQVLTLEPIRLGNPSYTRSGELRRVLGVPTRASSEDNSFGMSHPKPSPPGATEELKHFKESVQDTSREAGDLAKKLSESIFKLDKYAETLSSKKRRRNDTPPGERMDAANFDKVRNQVPRTLDSMAQRPEERKKMLGLNKRARTTVGDVRADGRVSTLARQQVIERGSDSPPSVSGETVRMEEKIRRLPVGGEGWEARMKRKRSVATLGNRVMNPDQRVMQPKPTVDSKLRSCDTQNLRLKSSAGVSGINRTESSFEPDSPGMGALSRNELETASLARDRSVLAEQRLMAKGNNKRNLQDDSPTNISTAILKGKVSRAPRTAAVIGVDSSSIVESPSGVVQGSSAHGMAQWGGQRLKNSRTRRTNVVSPVIRHAETKFSAQGFATSDFSPKASPGTTGSLSVVDSSPLKVKRELKNASSPYGLSESEDSGAGDNKTRERALASGDLFTTPKTGSPLLPVRKNKFQTSHKGGGAWKQGKNETVYGFHPGMVKSENLSVEKPLHNVKIASDKNRSKYGRPPAKKVKDRKPSTRLASNSNSTPSNITGESDDDREDIFAAANSTRKAANLACSGKFWKKMDHIFAAINTDDMQNIKDQLNFAEELDESLSEAILDGYNIMGIKLPKTPHRICEGIVDYSGPASSCKSDLSFERLDMRKLNESTPLYKRVLSALIEEDDGEEVVQFNGGKNLSLHYASDDSHSGSCTFIDTEFRERDRMEFEVESSGDFQTPKSCLFDRFSSERSGVSNPFRNGGMSVSAHSNEQWLDDDLSHSDAPLGGETFSNGLGQLQAREVNIPNFPVSDTQYQLMSLDERLLLELQSIGVFPEAMPDLAEETMSTDVMELKESIYQQIRNKKEKLEKLNISIQKGKYDEKRKIEHLAMDHLVETAHKKRMASRGNKAYKVHKVTRQAALAFTRRTLARCQKFDETGLSCFADPALRDILFSSPSNDAKSSENGGSGTASNTLNEPSNHQAEAKGSGAVSSTKRREALIDDVIGCASSKVTTSIDSAVLNAGGAARGKRSEREDSFRNKNKPKPKEKNNNENQTRSTTTTHPTGPAGRGTSNRGGTSGDGAVDEEAPIDFSKLAFHDLEEIGEQADIGNWFEGLQDIDTAGLDEVPMDDLSFMFG from the exons ATGCTAGGTTCTGGTAACAATTTGAGCAGGGGAACCATTGGATTGTCATCTGATGCTCCGAATTTGTCGCAAGTCTTAACATTGGAGCCGATTAGATTAGGCAATCCAAGCTATACTCGTTCAGGAGAGCTTAGAAGGGTCCTCGGCGTCCCTACCAGGGCCTCATCAGAAGATAATTCTTTTGGAATGTCTCATCCGAAACCTTCTCCTCCTGGAGCAACGGAGGAGCTCAAGCACTTCAAAGAAAGTGTGCAAGATACTTCCAGAGAGGCTGG GGATCTAGCAAAGAAACTAAGTGAATCCATATTTAAGTTGGACAAATATGCGGAGACATTAAGTTCAAAGAAACGACGGCGAAATGATACACCCCCGGGTGAGAGAATGGACGCAGCTAACTTTGACAAGGTCAGAAACCAGGTTCCGAGAACATTAGACAGTATGGCTCAAAGACCCGAGGAAAGAAAAAAGATGCTTGGATTGAACAAGCGTGCTCGTACCACTGTTGGAGATGTGCGG GCGGATGGTAGAGTTTCTACTCTTGCAAGGCAGCAGGTTATAGAAAGGGGATCTGATTCACCTCCAAGTGTTTCTGGAGAAACAGTGCGAATGGAGGAGAAGATACGCAGATTGCCTGTTGGTGGTGAAGGATGGGAAGCAAGAATGAAAAGAAAACGGTCTGTTGCAACTCTAGGCAACAGAGTTATGAATCCTGATCAACGTGTCATGCAGCCAAAGCCGACAGTTGACTCTAAGTTGCGTTCTTGTGACACCCAAAACTTAAG ATTGAAATCTTCCGCCGGGGTCAGTGGGATTAACAGAACTGAGTCTTCATTTGAGCCAGACAGTCCAGGTATGGGTGCATTATCCAGGAATGAGTTGGAAACTGCTTCACTTGCAAGGGACCGGTCAGTACTTGCTGAGCAGAGGCTTATGGCTAAGGGAAACAATAA AAGAAACTTACAAGATGATAGCCCCACAAATATCTCTACTGCAATATTGAAAGGAAAGGTTTCTAGGGCTCCAAGAACAGCAGCCGTTATAGGTGTTGATTCTTCATCCATAGTCGAGTCTCCATCTGGAGTAGTACAAG GTTCATCTGCACATGGAATGGCTCAGTGGGGTGGCCAGAGACTTAAGAATTCTCGAACCAGAAGAACGAATGTAGTTTCGCCTGTTATCAGACATGCTGAAACCAAGTTCTCAGCTCAAGGTTTTGCAACATCTGATTTCAGTCCTAAAGCATCCCCTGGAACCACCGGGTCACTCTCAGTTGTTGATAGTAGCCCTTTAAAAGTGAAAAGGGAGCTGAAGAATGCTTCATCACCATATGGGTTATCCGAAAGTGAGGACTCCGGTGCTGGTGACAACAAAACAAGGGAGCGTGCTCTTGCTAGTGGTGACTTGTTCACAACTCCTAAAACAGGGTCACCATTATTACCTGTAAGGAAAAATAAGTTTCAAACTAGTCATAAAGGAGGTGGTGCATGGAAGCAAGGAAAGAATGAAACTGTTTATGGCTTTCACCCTGGGATGGTTAAATCCGAGAATCTATCAGTAGAGAAGCCTCTGCACAATGTCAAGATCGCGTCAGATAAGAATCGAAG CAAATATGGGCGTCCACCAGCGAAAAAGGTTAAAGATCGTAAACCTTCTACTCGTCTTGCCTCAAATTCGAATTCCACTCCTTCAAATATTACAG GTGAATCAGATGATGATCGTGAGGATATTTTTGCAGCAGCTAATTCAACACGGAAGGCAGCGA ATCTTGCTTGTTCTGGCAAGTTTTGGAAGAAGATGGACCACATCTTTGCTGCCATCAATACAGATGACATGCAAAACATAAAGGATCAG CTTAATTTTGCGGAAGAACTCGATGAATCTCTGTCAGAGGCAATCTTAGATGGCTATAACATCATG GGTATCAAGTTGCCGAAAACACCACATCGCATTTGTGAGGGAATTGTTGACTATTCAGGTCCAGCGTCATCATGTAAATCTGATCTTTCATTTGAGAGATTGGACATGAGAAAGTTGAATGAGAGTACTCCGCTGTATAAGAGGGTACTTTCTGCCTTAATTGAGGAAGACGATGGAGAAGAAGTTGTACAATTCAATGGAGGGAAGAATCTGTCCCTTCATTACGCTAGTGATGATTCTCACAGTGGTTCGTGTACCTTTATTGACACCGAGTTCAGAGAGAGAGACAGAATGGAATTTGAAGTAGAGTCAAGCGGGGATTTTCAGACCCCGAAGAGTTGTTTGTTTGACCGATTTTCCAGTGAGAGGAGTGGTGTGTCTAACCCTTTCAGAAATGGTGGCATGTCTGTATCTGCGCATAGCAATGAACAGTGGTTGGATGATGATCTTTCTCATTCGGATGCGCCACTCGGTGGTGAGACATTTTCGAATGGTCTGGGTCAATTGCAAGCTAGGGAAGTGAACATTCCCAACTTCCCAGTATCTGACACCCAGTATCAGCTTATGTCTTTGGACGAGCGACTTCTTCTGGAATTACAGAGCATTGGCGTGTTTCCTGAGGCAATG CCTGATCTGGCCGAAGAAACTATGAGCACAGATGTTATGGAGTTGAAGGAAAGCATTTATCAGCAG ATCCGAAACAAGAAGGAAAAGCTCGAGAAGCTAAATATTTCCATCCAGAAGGGGAAATATGATGAGAAAAG GAAAATTGAGCATCTTGCTATGGACCACCTTGTGGAAACAGCACACAAGAAAAGAATG GCATCCCGTGGAAATAAAGCATATAAAGTCCACAAGGTGACAAGACAAGCGGCCCTGGCGTTCACCCGGCGGACACTTGCCAGGTGTCAGAAGTTTGATGAGACTGGTCTCAGCTGTTTTGCCGATCCTGCACTTCGAGACATCCTGTTTTCATCTCCCAGCAACGATGCAAAATCATCAGAAAATGGCGGCTCTGGAACAGCCAGTAACACGCTCAATGAACCTTCTAATCACCAGGCTGAGGCCAAGGGTTCAG GTGCAGTGTCTAGTACGAAGAGGAGAGAAGCACTGATAGACGATGTTATCGGATGCGCTTCATCCAAAGTGACAACGAGTATAGATAGCGCGGTTCTTAATGCAGGAGGTGCTGCTAGAGGTAAGAGAAGCGAGAGAGAAGACAGTTTCAGGAACAAGAACAAACCGAAACCCAAAGAAAAGAATAATAACGAAAACCAAACAAGATCAACGACAACAACTCACCCGACAGGTCCAGCAGGCAGAGGCACCTCGAACCGAGGAGGGACCTCTGGAGATGGTGCAGTAGATGAAGAAGCTCCTATAGATTTCTCGAAGCTAGCGTTCCATGATCTAGAGGAGATAGGTGAGCAGGCAGATATTGGAAACTGGTTTGAGGGTCTACAAGATATTGATACAGCAGGGCTTGATGAGGTTCCCATGGATGACCTATCTTTTATGTTTGGGTAA